A stretch of Lathyrus oleraceus cultivar Zhongwan6 chromosome 6, CAAS_Psat_ZW6_1.0, whole genome shotgun sequence DNA encodes these proteins:
- the LOC127097041 gene encoding protein trichome birefringence-like 42 codes for MTFDFLLHLLPQTFVVLLWIVVTPSLYHVHVNAIQKNQLNRCDFSNGKWVVDDPHYPLYDPSSDCPFIVQGFDCLRNGRIDQDYLKYRWKPFDCDVPRFDGVKFLEKYRGKKITFVGDSISDNMWQSLTCMLHIALPKSNYTLTRKTKHLSMFSFPEYEVSITWVKDGYLVDTVRDKKKGRILKLDSIGSKKSWNGDVLIFNTYHWWFHTGKIPTIFQLGNEIKESMDKMEAFKIGLTTWSNWIDSNIDPSKTSVIFQGIAAAHAGENYCMGKTEPEEGRKPSYPGVEIVKNVLSNMKNDVYWLDITLQTQLRIDGHPSIYTGLGTCYEDCSHWCLAGAPDTWNEILYAVLLGV; via the exons ATGACATTTGATTTCTTGTTACATCTTCTACCACAGACTTTTGTTGTTCTTCTGTGGATAGTAGTGACACCTTCACTTTACCATGTTCATGTCAATGCCATCCAAAAAAACCAATTAAATCGTTGCGATTTTTCTAACGGAAAATGGGTTGTTGATGATCCTCACTATCCTCTTTATGATCCCTCAAGTGATTGTCCTTTCATAGTTCAAGGATTCGATTGTCTCAGAAATGGTAGAATCGATCAAGATTACCTCAAATATAGATGGAAACCTTTTGATTGTGATGTTCCAAG GTTTGATGGTGTGAAATTCTTGGAGAAATATCGAGGGAAGAAGATAACATTTGTAGGAGATTCAATAAGCGATAATATGTGGCAATCACTCACTTGTATGCTTCACATTGCTCTTCCAAAATCAAATTACACTTTAACAAGAAAAACCAAACATCTTTCTATGTTTTCATTTCCG GAGTATGAAGTTTCAATAACGTGGGTGAAAGATGGATACCTAGTCGATACTGTTCGCGATAAAAAAAAAGGAAGAATTTTAAAGCTCGATTCTATTGGTTCTAAAAAATCATGGAATGGAGATGTTTTGATTTTCAATACCTACCATTGGTGGTTTCACACCGGAAAAATTCCAAC AATTTTTCAATTGGGAAATGAGATAAAGGAAAGCATGGATAAAATGGAAGCTTTTAAGATTGGGTTAACCACTTGGTCGAATTGGATTGATTCTAACATTGATCCATCAAAGACTAGTGTTATATTCCAAGGAATTGCTGCTGCACATGCAGG GGAAAATTATTGTATGGGAAAAACTGAGCCAGAGGAAGGAAGAAAACCAAGTTATCCAGGTGTAGAGATTGTTAAGAATGTTTTGAGTAACATGAAAAATGATGTTTATTGGCTTGACATTACATTGCAAACACAGTTGAGGATAGATGGTCATCCTTCAATATACACTGGACTAGGGACTTGTTATGAAGATTGTAGTCATTGGTGTCTAGCTGGTGCTCCTGATACTTGGAATGAAATTTTGTATGCTGTTTTACTTGGAGTTTAG
- the LOC127096421 gene encoding uncharacterized protein LOC127096421: MNSVSDSISQSIVFMENALDVWNDLKERFSQGDLMRISELQQEIYNLKQETKSVIDFFSDLKILWEELDLYLPLPTCTCRIKCSCEAMRNARSHHRLLQIIRFLTGLNDQFVVVKSQILLMDPFPTMNKIFSMVIQHERQIQLPIPNDESQTLINVADSKRFGARNNAFKHGVRVFTFCGKTNHTVENCFKKHGVPPHMQKQFQNSANNVASDGNDDESSSHGADIKSDNSSMTQGQSVL, from the coding sequence ATGAATTCTGTTTCAGATTCAATTTCACAGTCTATAGTTTTCATGGAGAATGCGCTTGATGTATGGAATGATTTGAAAGAAAGGTTTTCCCAGGGTGATCTCATGCGTATTTCTGAGCTGCAGCAAGAAATTTACAACCTAAAGCAAGAAACCAAATCAGTAATTGATTTTTTCTCTGATCTTAAAATTCTTTGGGAAGAACTAGATCTGTATTTGCCTTTACCAACTTGTACTTGTCGCATAAAGTGTTCCTGTGAAGCTATGCGTAATGCAAGATCTCATCACCGGCTATTGCAAATTATCAGATTCTTGACTGGTTTAAATGACCAATTTGTTGTAGTGAAGTCCCAAATATTGTTAATGGATCCTTTTCCAACTATGAATAAGATATTCTCCATGGTTATTCAACATGAGCGACAAATTCAGCTCCCTATTCCAAATGATGAGTCTCAAACACTGATTAATGTTGCTGATTCCAAGAGGTTTGGAGCAAGAAATAATGCATTCAAGCATGGTGTTCGCGTTTTCACATTCTGTGGCAAGACTAACCACACTGTTGAAAATTGCTTCAAGAAACATGGTGTACCACCTCATATGCAGAAACAGTTTCAAAATTCAGCTAACAATGTGGCATCAGATGGAAATGATGATGAATCTTCATCTCATGGTGCTGACATTAAAAGTGACAATTCATCTATGACTCAAGGTCAATCAGTGCTTTAA